CGATGCTGGTCAGCAGTCCGGCCAACAGGCCGACCCAGGTGACGTTCACCGCGTTTTCTTTCGGCCGTCGAAGTTACGGGCAGCCCAGTCGATCTGGGAAAACATGCCGCGCAGCAGGGCTGCCTCGCGGCTGTCGAGGCCGGAACGGAACAGGATGCGGCGCAGGCTGCGCATGATGTGATCGGGGTTCTGCGGGTTCAGGTAGCCGATCGAGAGCAGCGTTGCCTGCATCTGGTCGAACAACGGCTCCAGTTCGCCGGAGGCGGCAAGCTGACGTCGGGCGGTGTCGTCCACCTCTCCGGCGGTGCCGGAGAACAGCTCGTAGCAGAAGATAAGCACCGACTGGGCAAGATTCAAGGAGCCGTAGTCGCTGCTCGACGGTATGGTGGCCTGCAGGGTGCAGCGGGACAGTTCGTCGGTGGTGAGGCCGTGGTCTTCACGGCCAAAGACCAGTGCGGCCATGCCGCCTGCCTGTTGGTGGATCATCCGGGCCACCTGGGGTGGCGTCATCAGCTCCCGGCGGTATTTGCCGGTACGACGGGTGGTGGCCACCGAGATGGTCGTATCGGCCAGTGCCGCTTCCAGGGAGGGAAAAAGCTGGGCCTGTTCCAGCAGGTCCCGGGCGGAAACGGCGAACTTGAGGGCCTCGGGGTGCAGGCGGTCGCATCCCTTGACCAGTCGTAGACGATGGATACCCATGTTTTTCATGGCCCGGCAGACCATGCCGATGTTGCCCGGCGACTGTGGTTCAACCAGAACTATGGCGAGTGAATCATGCATATGAGGGCTCAGGGGGACCGATCCGATCGGGCAATGGGGTGACCGCCGTAGTGGTACTGCATTTGCGGACGCCTGTCAAAAGGAATTGCTGCCGGCAGCCTGCTCTCCAGCAGCGGGAGTGGCGGCGACATCCGTAATTGACAGCACTGTACCTCATCCCGTATGGTTACCTGACTGTTTTGGTCGTTTTCCGCGATGCGACCCCCCACCTGACGGAGCGCGATGTGGCAAAGAAGGATATACTGATAGCCGATGCCCAGAAACTGTTGCAAAAAGGGCAGGTGGACCGGGCGATCAAAGGATACCAGGAAGCGGTCGCCCTTGATCCGGCTGATCTGCGGGTGCGTCAGCGGCTGGCTGAACTGCTGGCCCGGGCAAACCGGCTTGCCGAGGCGCGTGCGGAATTCGAAACGGTTGGCAAAAGCCTGACGGCTGGTGGTTTCTATCTCAAGGCGATAGCGGTTTACAAACAGCTTGAACGCCTCTTTCCCGACGATATCGAGGT
The window above is part of the Trichlorobacter ammonificans genome. Proteins encoded here:
- a CDS encoding RNA methyltransferase, with protein sequence MHDSLAIVLVEPQSPGNIGMVCRAMKNMGIHRLRLVKGCDRLHPEALKFAVSARDLLEQAQLFPSLEAALADTTISVATTRRTGKYRRELMTPPQVARMIHQQAGGMAALVFGREDHGLTTDELSRCTLQATIPSSSDYGSLNLAQSVLIFCYELFSGTAGEVDDTARRQLAASGELEPLFDQMQATLLSIGYLNPQNPDHIMRSLRRILFRSGLDSREAALLRGMFSQIDWAARNFDGRKKTR